One window of the Rhipicephalus sanguineus isolate Rsan-2018 chromosome 2, BIME_Rsan_1.4, whole genome shotgun sequence genome contains the following:
- the LOC125757189 gene encoding uncharacterized protein LOC125757189 yields MCEYEKPVLQEQQHDVSASRSEQLYLPSPFGPRMLPCRVADDSDAARIDAATLPRCLPTVHENIELDAGNCVERSAYDVPFAPRDSLQKLAERDDLLASAERLTTAKQDFSQAQLISKVEESTEAEAHK; encoded by the exons ATGTGCGAATACGAGAAGCCAGTACTTCAGGAGCAGCAGCACGACGTTTCGGCATCTCGGTCCGAGCAGCTGTACTTGCCGTCCCCTTTCGGGCCCCGAATGCTGCCCTGCCGCGTCGCTGACGACAGCGACGCAGCCCGCATCGATGCGGCCACTCTGCCTCGCTGCCTTCCAACCGTTCACGAAAACATCGAGCTAGACGCGGGAAACTGCGTGGAGCGGTCCGCCTATGATGTGCCTTTCGCACCTAGAGATTCACTGCAAAAG CTTGCGGAACGTGACGACCTTCTTGCTTCGGCGGAGCGCCTGACTACGGCGAAACAAG ACTTCTCACAAGCGCAACTCATCAGCAAGGTTGAAGAGAGCACCGAAGCGGAGGCACACAAATAG